A window of the Lolium perenne isolate Kyuss_39 chromosome 7, Kyuss_2.0, whole genome shotgun sequence genome harbors these coding sequences:
- the LOC127316516 gene encoding PTI1-like tyrosine-protein kinase 3 — protein sequence MRRWFCCAHVDTPYQEEFPNSPEKANGNGFTQIGDHGKAPPSIEVPELSFDELKEKTDDFGSTALVGEGSYGRVYYAVLENGTHVAVKKLDTSADPEPDDEFIAQVAVISRLKHEHFVDMLGYCLEGDQRLLAYEFATMGSLHDILHGRKGVAGSQPGPALDWMQRIKIVVDAAKGLEYLHEKVQPSVVHRDIRSSNVLLFEDYKAKIADFNLSNQSPDMAARLHSTRVLGTFGYHAPEYAMTGQLTQKSDVYSFGVVILELLTGRKPVDHTMPRGQQSLVTWATPRLGEDKVKQCVDPRLNGDYPPKGVAKLAAVAALCVQYESEFRPSMSIVVKALSPLLINKPQQQPAAPDTPSDG from the exons GTAATGGTTTTACTCAAATCGGCGATCATGGAAAAGCACCTCCCTCCATTGAAGTACCTGAATTATCATTTGATGAACTGAAAGAAAAGACTGATGACTTCGGGTCAACAGCTTTGGTTGGTGAGGGTTCATATGGAAGAGTGTATTATGCTGTTCTAGAGAACGGGACGCATGTGGCTGTGAAAAAGCTTGATACTTCAGCAGACCCTGAGCCTGACGATGAATTTATAGCACAG GTTGCAGTTAtctcaagattaaaacatgaacattTTGTGGACATGCTTGGGTACTGTTTGGAAGGAGATCAGCGCTTATTGGCCTATGAATTTGCCACTATGGGCTCTCTACATGATATTTTGCATG GAAGAAAGGGTGTCGCAGGTTCACAGCCTGGCCCAGCACTTGACTGGATGCAAAGGATCAAAATTGTTGTGGATGCTGCAAAAGGGCTTGAGTATCTTCATGAGAAAGTCCAGCCTTCTGTAGTCCATCGTGACATACGGTCTAGCAATGTTCTTTTATTTGAGGACTACAAAGCTAAAATTGCAGACTTCAACCTTTCAAATCAATCCCCTGATATGGCTGCTCGTCTGCATTCTACCCGTGTCCTTGGAACGTTTGGATATCATGCTCCCGA GTATGCCATGACTGGTCAGCTGACGCAAAAGAGTGATGTGTATAGCTTTGGGGTTGTTATTTTGGAGCTCCTAACCGGAAGGAAACCAGTAGATCACACAATGCCAAGGGGACAGCAGAGTCTTGTTACCTGG GCAACACCACGGCTTGGCGAAGACAAGGTGAAACAATGTGTTGATCCAAGATTAAATGGAGACTACCCTCCAAAAGGAGTTGCCAAG CTCGCGGCAGTGGCAGCTCTATGTGTGCAATACGAATCAGAGTTCAGACCCAGCATGAGCATTGTAGTCAAAGCACTGTCGCCCCTTCTTATAAATAAACCACAACAGCAACCGGCAGCTCCAGACACACCTTCAGATGGTTGA
- the LOC127316515 gene encoding biotin synthase, mitochondrial, with the protein MMLLARSLRSRLRPPLASAAAPFSSVSAAAAEAERAVRDGPRNDWTRPEIQAIYDSPLLDLLFHGAQVHRNVHKFREVQQCTLLSIKTGGCSEDCSYCPQSSRYSTGLKAEKLMKKDAVLEAAQKAKEAGSTRFCMGAAWRETIGRKTNFNQILEYVKDIRGMGMEVCCTLGMLEKQQAEELKKAGLTAYNHNLDTSREYYPNIISTRSYDDRLQTLQHVREAGISVCSGGIIGLGEAEEDRVGLLHTLATLPTHPESVPINALIAVKGTPLQDQKPVEIWEMIRMIASARIVMPKAMVRLSAGRVRFSMPEQALCFLAGANSIFAGEKLLTTANNDFDADQAMFKILGLIPKAPNFGDEEATAAVASSTERCDQAASM; encoded by the exons ATGATGCTGCTCGCGCGCAGCCTCCGCTCCCGCCTCCGCCCCCcgctcgcctccgccgccgcacCGTTCTCCTCGGtgtcggcggcagcggcggaggcGGAGCGGGCGGTGCGGGACGGGCCCAGGAACGACTGGACCCGgcccgagatccaggccatctacGACTCGCCGCTGCTCGACCTCCTCTTCCACGGG GCTCAGGTCCATAGGAATGTTCATAAATTTAGAGAAGTGCAGCAGTGCACACTTCTGTCAATAAAAACTGGTGGGTGCAGTGAAGATTGTTCATACTGCCCTCAGTCTTCAAGATACAGTACTGGACTGAAGGCTGAGAAATTGATGAAGAAAGACGCTGTCCTAGAAGCAGCACAAAAG GCAAAGGAGGCTGGGAGCACCCGATTTTGCATGGGAGCGGCATGGAGAGAGACAATCGGCAGGAAAACAAATTTCAACCAGATTCTTGAATATGTCAAGGACATAAG AGGTATGGGCATGGAGGTCTGTTGCACCCTGGGCATGCTAGAGAAACAACAAGCTGAAGAACTCAAGAAGGCTGGACTTACAGCATATAATCATAACCTAGATACATCAAGAGAATATTACCCCAACATTATTTCTACAAGATCATATGATGATAGATTACAGACTCTTCAGCATGTCCGTGAAGCTGGAATAAGCGTCTGTTCAG GCGGAATTATTGGTCTTGGAGAGGCGGAGGAAGACCGTGTAGGGTTGTTGCACACGCTGGCTACTTTACCTACACACCCAGAGAGTGTTCCTATCAATGCACTGATCGCTGTCAAAGGCACGCCTCTTCAGGATCAGAAG CCTGTGGAGATATGGGAGATGATCCGCATGATTGCCAGCGCACGGATCGTGATGCCAAAGGCAATGGTGAGGCTCTCGGCAGGGCGAGTACGGTTCTCCATGCCAGAACAAGCTCTCTGCTTTCTCGCGGGGGCCAACTCCATCTTCGCCGGTGAAAAGCTCCTCACAACTGCGAACAATGACTTCGATGCGGACCAGGCGATGTTCAAGATCCTTGGCCTAATTCCCAAGGCTCCAAACTTTGGCGACGAAGAGGCCACAGCGGCTGTTGCATCATCCACGGAGAGATGTGATCAAGCTGCTTCTATGTAA